One window of the Gavia stellata isolate bGavSte3 chromosome 9, bGavSte3.hap2, whole genome shotgun sequence genome contains the following:
- the SUPV3L1 gene encoding ATP-dependent RNA helicase SUPV3L1, mitochondrial yields the protein MESSSVSADLHIILNDICCGAGHVDDLFPFFLRHAKQIFPMLDCMDDLRKISDLRLPPNWYPDARAIQRKIIFHAGPTNSGKTYHAIQRFLSAKSGIYCGPLKLLAHEIFQKSNDANVPCDLVTGEERVCANEDARQAPHIACTIEMCSTNTPYEVAVIDEIQMIRDPARGWAWTRALLGLCAEEVHICGEAAAIDLVTELMYTTGEEVEVRNYKRLTPLTVLDYALESLDNLRPGDCVVCFSKNDIYSVSRQIEARGLECAVIYGSLPPGTKLEQAKKFNDPNDPCKILVATDAIGMGLNLCIKRIIFNSIVKPTINEKGEKEIDSITTSQALQIAGRAGRYGSSFKQGEVTTMHRDDLVQLKEILSEPVRPVKAAGLHPTPEQIEMFAYHLPDATLSNLIDIFVSLSQVDGLYFVCNIDDFKFLADMIQHIPLNLRSRYVFCTAPLNRKEPFVCTTLLKFARQFSRNEPLTFDWLCRHTKWPLAAPRNIKELVHLEAVHDVFDLYLWLSYRFMDMFPDAVLVRDIQKKLDDIIQIGVCNITKLIRASQSAAVPGTADVVSDDFPLSRTRRDTRAVSDRHAAKSTEALSIAVEVPEERRAKNLKAYRSATRQEDLKSHGRGSLANRLLREGLLTQEMLRQLESEWQNQHRNGRYGLGSKRDDQNSSKEMGKKKK from the exons ATGGAATCCAGTTCTGTGAGTGCTGATTTGCATATTATTCTCAATGATATATGCTGTGGTGCAG GTCACGTGGATGATCTCTTTCCGTTTTTCCTGAGGCATGCAAAGCAGATCTTTCCGATGCTGGACTGTATGGATGATCTGCGCAAGATCAGTGATTTAAGATTACCCCCCAACTG GTATCCAGACGCCAGGGCTATTCAGAGAAAGATAATATTCCATGCCGGTCCTACAAACAGTGGAAAAACTTACCATGCTATCCAGAGATTCTTGTCAGCAAAATCTGGAATATACTGTGGTCCACTAAAACTTCTGGCACATGAGATCTTCCAAAAGAGTAATGATGCT AATGTGCCATGTGACTTGGTGACGGGAGAAGAGCGTGTGTGTGCCAATGAAGATGCCAGACAAGCTCCTCATATTGCTTGTACCATTGAAATGTGCAGCACTAATACGCCTT atgaaGTTGCTGTGATTGATGAAATCCAGATGATCAGAGATCCTGCCAGAGGGTGGGCTTGGACAAGAGCCCTTCTAG GACTCTGTGCAGAAGAAGTCCACATTTGTGGAGAAGCTGCTGCTATTGACTTGGTGACAGAGCTAATGTACACTACAGGGGAGGAAGTTGAA GTCCGAAACTACAAGAGACTCACTCCTCTTACTGTGCTGGATTATGCCTTAGAATCTTTAGATAACCTCCGTCCTGGGGACTGTGTTGTCTGTTTCAGTAAGAATGACATTTATTCTGTCAGTCGACAGATTGAAGCTAGAGGATTAGAATGTGCTGTCATATATGGCAGTCTGCCACCAG GAACGAAACTTGAACAGGCAAAGAAATTCAATGATCCTAATGATCCATGCAAAATTTTAGTTGCTACAGATGCAATTGGAATGGGACTCAATTT gtgtataaaaagaataatttttaactcTATAGTAAAGCCAACTATCAatgagaagggagaaaaggagataGACTCCATTACAACCTCTCAGGCTCTACAAattgcaggcagagctgggcgTTATGGCTCATCCTTCAAGCAGGGAGAAGTCACTACAATGCATCGTGATGACCTCGTGCAGCTGAAGGAAATTTTGAGTGAGCCTGTGCGCCCTGTGAAG gCAGCTGGCCTACATCCTACTCCTGAGCAGATAGAAATGTTTGCTTATCATCTCCCTGATGCCACTCTATCCAATCTAATT gATATTTTTGTGAGTCTCTCACAGGTTGATGGGCTTTACTTTGTCTGCAATATTGATGACTTTAAATTTCTAGCAGATATGATTCAGCACATTCCACTAAATTTGCGATCACGATATGTCTTCTGCACTGCACCCTTGAACAGAAAAGAGCCTTTTGTGTGTACCACGTTGTTGAAg tttgcaaGACAGTTCAGTAGAAATGAGCCTCTGACGTTTGACTGGCTCTGTCGGCACACCAAATGGCCGTTAGCTGCTCCAAGGAACATCAAAGAACTTGTACACCTTGAAGCTGTTCATGATGTTTTTGACCTCTATCTGTGGTTAAG CTACCGCTTCATGGATATGTTCCCTGATGCTGTTCTTGTAAGGGATATTCAGAAAAAACTAGACGACATTATACAAATTGGTGTCTGCAACATCACGAAGCTGATCCGAGCTTCACAATCTGCAGCTGTTCCTGGCACAGCAGATGTTGTGTCGGACGACTTTCCTCTTTCAAGGACTAGGAGGGATACCAGGGCGGTTTCAGACCGTCATGCTGCAAAATCCACAGAGGCACTCTCTATTGCAGTGGAGGTTCCggaagaaagaagagcaaagaacTTGAAAGCCTATCGGTCTGCTACAAGGCAGGAGGATCTGAAAAGCCATGGACGTGGATCTCTTGCCAACAGATTGCTGCGTGAAGGACTTCTAACACAAGAAATGCTGAGACAGCTGGAGAGTGAGTGGCAGAATCAGCACAGGAATGGTAGATATGGCCTTGGTTCAAAAAGAGATGATCAGAATAGTTcaaaggaaatggggaaaaagaaaaaatag